In Microbulbifer pacificus, the genomic stretch CAGCCAGTGGTTCAGCGCCCCGGAAGAAAGCGCCCGCGCACCGGGCGACGAGCGCATCGGCGCAGTCAGCGTACCCGTGGTGACCCGCGCCGATGACATCATTGAGCGCCCACTGCTGGGGCGAGTCATCGCTACCCAGTCCGCCAGCGCGCTACAGTCCCTCACGGAATCGGCCGCCCGGCGCCTGTGGCTCACCACCGCCGGCGCCGCCGGCCTGGTCCTGCTGTTACTGCTGGGCTACGCCAGCTGGCTGTCCTGGCGCATCCGCCAGTTACACCGGGCCGCGAGCAATGCGGTGGATGCCAGCGGACGACTGCGTGGGGATTTTCCGCGGCCCTTCGTCAACGACGAGCTCGGCGCGCTCAACCGTGCCTTCGCCAGCCTGCTGGCGGAACTGGACCACTACCACCAGTACCTGCGCAGCCTCGCGAGCAAACTCTCTCACGAGCTGCGCACACCGCTGGCCGTGGTCCGCTCCTCCCTCGACAATCTCGCTGCCGGCGACCTCGATAGCGACAGCCGGCGTTACGCCGAGCGGGCGGCGGATGGCGGCGCGCGCCTGTCGTCGATCCTCAATGCACTCTCGGCGGCGAATCACCTGGAGGCGAGCATCAGCCAGGCCGACCGCGAGGATTTCGATCTCGCGGACCTGATACAGGTACTCAGCCAGAGCTACGCGGACGCCCACCCCGGCCACCGTTTTGAACTGCAGGGCCCGGACACCCCCCAACCCTTCCACGGTGCGCCGGAGCTGCTGGCACAATTGCTGGACAAGCTGGTGGATAATGCCGTGAGCTTCGCGCCAGAGGGCAGCGCTATCCAGATGACACTGACGGCCGAACGCAAGAATTACCTCCTGAGCGTCAGTAACACTGGACCGCTGCTACCACAGGGATTCGGTCAGAAGCTGTTCGACTCTCTGGTCTCAGTTCGCGACGACGGCGGCAAAGCCGGCCACCTGGGCCTGGGACTGCATATTGCCCGCCTGATTGCCGACTTCCATCACGGCGAGCTCAGCGCCGCCAACCGCGAAGACGGCAGTGGAGTCACCTTCACCCTGCGCCTGCCCCGCTGAATCCCGGCCGATTCGGGCGTCGGCAAGCCGGCCACAAACTCAGCGTGCGAGCGGTTGACAAACAAACAATGCTGGGGATAATGTCGCGTCCCAAACGGGCCCCCGGCCCGATTGTTCGAGTTATCAAGATCCAGACAGGAGCAACCGGTGGCCAACTCACCTCAAGCGAAGAAACGCGCGCGCCAGAACGACAAGCGCCGCAATCACAACGCCAGTCTGCGCTCCATGGTGCGCACCTACATCAAAAAGGTAGTTGCAGCCATCGATGCAGGTGACGCTGAAAAAGCCAAAACCGCTTACGCGGCTGCTGTGCCGGTCATCGACCGCATGGCCGACAAAGGCATCATTCACAAGAACAAGGCTGCTCGTCACAAGAGCCGCCTGAACGCCCAGATCAAGAAACTGGCCGCCTGAGCCGATTTCTGACTGAGCACAAAAAACCCCGCAATTGCGGGGTTTTTTATTGCCTGGAATAACGTGCGGATTCGCCAATGAAGGTACCGACATCGGTACCGCCATCCGGCCTTTCGATTACCCACCAAATCACAACAGGATCAGGTTGTCGCGATGAATCAGCTCGTCGTCATCGCGATACCCCAGCAACGCCACAATCCGCTCAGACGACTGACCGCAAATCTTGACCGCCTCGCTGCTGTCGTAGTTCACCAACCCTCGCGCGACCTCCTCGCCATCGGCATTGACACAACTCACCAGTTCGCCGCGATGAAAGCGGCCCTCGATACCCACCACGCCCACCGGCAACAGGCTCTTGCCCTGATTGCGCAGCGCGCGCTCGGCCCCGGCGTCCAGGTAGAGCTTGCCTCGCACCTGTAGCTGCCCCGCCAGCCAGCGCTTACGCGCCGTCAGCGGGTCCGCCTCAGGCATTAGCAAGGTACCGATATCTTCCCCCGCCGCCACACGCTCGATCACCGACTCGATGGAGCCACCAACGATCACCGTGCGCGCCCCGGAGCGCGCCGCCAGCTGGGCCGCACGCACCTTGGTGGACATACCGCCGCGCCCCAGGCCACTGCGGGAACCTCCCGCCATTGCCACCAGCCGAGGATCGGTGGCCACCGCCTCGCGCACCAGCTCCGCCTCGGGGTTATCGCGCGGATCCTCCGTGAACAGGCCATCCGCGTCAGTGAGAATCAAGAGCACATCCGCCTCCACCAGGTTGGCCACAAGGGCCCCCAGGGTGTCGTTGTCGCCGAAGCGGATCTCGTCAGTGACCACCGTGTCATTTTCATTGATGATCGGTACCGCCCCCAGCGACAGCAGGGTGCGCAGGGTGCTGCGGGCATTGAGATAGCGGGTGCGATTGGAAAGATCATCGTGGTCCAGCAGGATCTGCGCAGTACGGCAGTCATACTGACCGAACGCGTGCTCGTACACCTGTACCAGATGGCTCTGGCCGACGGCGGCGGCCGCCTGCAATTGATGGATGGACTCCGGGCGCTTGCGCCAACCCAGGCGATCCATACCCGCAGCCACGGCGCCAGAGGAAACCAGCAGCACTTCAATGCCCTGTCGGCGCAGGGCACTGATCTGACCGGCCCAGTTGTGGATCGCGGCGCGGTTGACGCCGCGCCCATTGTCGGTGAGCAATGCGCTGCCGATCTTGATCACCCAGCGCTTGCTGGCGGAAAGTTGCTGACGCGACGCAATGGAGTCCATTTCTTCCTCATATCAGGACACGCCCCTGCGGGTCGTACCTGTATCAGGACAATCCTCTGAATGGGCGGAAATCTTAGCGACGATATTCTACATCCACGTCGTACTCATCGTCGTCCCAATCTTCATCGTCCTCGTCACTTTCTTCAGCACCCAGGCGCCTGGCACGCTGAGCCAGACGCACTTCCTCGATGCGCTCGCGCGCCTCCTGCTGCATCTGACGCTGCGCTTCCTGCTCCGCCTCGAACAGATCGCCATCCAGCTCTTCCCGCTGCTTCACGTCTTCGAGGTAATCCATCAACTGACCGGAGAGCACATCGGTCCCCTCACCGCGAATGGCGGCGACGCGGAACACCGGCCCCTGCCAGCCGAGGGCGCTGACGATTGACTGGCAGCGCTCCTCGAGCTCAGCCGCCGGCACCAGGTCGGTCTTGTTCAATACCAGCCAGCGCTCGCGACCGGCCAGGGTCGGGCTAAAGGATTTCAGCTCGCGCTCGATGGCGAGCGCATTCTGCACCGGGTCGGAGCCGTCGAACGGCGCCAGGTCCACCAGGTGCAGCAGCACGCGGCAGCGGGTCAGATGCTTGAGGAAACGGATACCCAGCCCCGCCCCCTCAGAGGCACCCTCGATCAGACCGGGGATATCGGCGATCACAAAGCTGCGGTATTTCTGCACCTTCACCACGCCCAGGTTTGGCACCAGGGTGGTGAACGGATAATTCGCCACTTTCGGCTTGGCCGCGGACACGGCGCGGATAAAGGTGGACTTGCCCGCATTCGGCAGGCCGAGCATGCCCACATCCGCCAGCACCTTGAGCTCCAGCTTTAGATGGCGGAACTCACCGGGGTAGCCCGGCGTGGTCTGGCGCGGCGCGCGGTTGGTACTGGACTTGAAACGGGTGTTACCGATGCCGTGGAAGCCGCCCTGGGCCACCAGCAGTTTCTGCCCGGGCTCCAGCAGGTCACCGAGAGTCTCACCGGTATCCACGTCGATCGCAGTGGTACCCACCGGCACTTTCAGCACCAGATCCTCACCCTTGGCACCGGTACAGTTGCGACCGCGCCCAGGCTCGCCGTTCTCAGCCTGATGGTTGGGCTGAAAGCGGTAGTCCACCAGGGTATTCAGGGAATCGTCGGCCAACAGATACACGGAGCCGCCGTCGCCGCCGTCACCGCCATCGGGACCACCCTTGGCGATGAATTTCTCGCGCCAGAAGCTGCAACACCCTTTACCGCCGTTGCCGGCCTGCACCTTGATCGGTGCCTCATCTACAAATTTCATGACTCTACTTACCGGTTACCCGGTCTTCAGTGTAATTTGCCCGGAAACAATCCAGAAACAATACAAAAATGCGGGCAAGATACAAAAAAGCCCCGCGATTGCGGGGCTTTTTATCGGACGCTGCGACCGCTTAGGCCGTTTCGATAGAAACGAACTTGCGGTTGTTGGCGCCTTTCACCTCAAACTTCACCACGCCATCGGCGGTAGCGAACAGGGTGTGATCTTTGCCCATACCAACGTTCACACCCGCGTGGAACTTGGTACCGCGCTGACGCACGATGATGCTGCCTGCGGAGACAGCCTGACCACCAAAGCGCTTCACGCCCAGGCGTTTACTTTCGGAATCGCGACCGTTGCGCGTACTACCGCCAGCTTTCTTGTGTGCCATGAGTCGTTACTCCTCTGCTTATGCCTTGATGCCAGTGATTTTAACTTCGGTGTACCACTGACGATGACCTTGACGCTTCATGGAGTGCTTACGACGACGGAACTTGATGATTTTCACCTTGTCGCCGCGGCCGTGGCTCAGCACTTCTGCAGTCACCTTGGCACCTTCCACTACGGGCGCACCAATATTGATGGTGTCGCCGTTCACTACCATCAGAACCTTGTCGAAATCGACGGATTCACCGGTAGCGGCTTCAATTTTTTCCAGGCGCAGAACTTCGCCTTCTACAACACGGTGTTGTTTGCCACCGCTTTCAATAACAGCGTACATATTTCTATGCTCCACAAAATGGACGACACGAAGCAGCGGCAGGGTCGAATCACCATCATCCGGTGACTGACAAGCCAGCATTTTGGGAGCTTGCGCCGTTTGGTTAAAACGTCTTCCCGACTCTGGACCACCCCATGGACTAACATGGCAAACGGGCCCGGTTCGAGCGGGGCGCAGATTCTAATCAATTCAGCCGCCCGGCACAATAGCGCGTTTTTCAGACAGCCAAACCCTTGCGCTTCCCTCCCCGGCCTTTCCGCCCGGGGCCAAAACCGCTAGTCTTGCCGCCGATAGAACACCAAAGTGCTGTATTAAGGAACCCTGCATGCTGCCTTTCCACCAGGTAGCCGCCGACGATTTTGCGGCGGTCAATCAGACCATCATCGACCAACTGCACTCAGACGTTCCCCTGGTGGAGAACATTGGCCACTATCTGGTCGAGGCCGGCGGCAAGCGCCTGCGCCCGCTGCTGGTACTGCTGTGCGCCCGCGCCGCCGGCTACCGGGGCGAGGATCATATTCCGCTGGCGGCGATCATCGAATTCATCCATACCGCGACGCTGCTGCACGACGATGTGGTGGACACCTCGGATATGCGCCGCGGCCGCATCACCGCCAATGCCCAGTGGGGCAATGCGCCGGCGGTGCTTGTGGGCGACTTCCTCTATTCCCGCGCCTTCCAGATGATGGTGGCCCTGAAGGATATGGACATCATGGCGATCCTGTCCGATACCACCAACACCATTGCCGAGGGTGAGGTGCAGCAGCTGGTGAATGCGGGCGATCCTGCGGTCACTGAAGCCAATTACCTGAGCGTTATCCATAAGAAAACCGGCGCGCTGTTCGAAGCGGCCTGTGAAACCGCAGCGGTTCTGGCCGGCTGCAGCGCGGACGAACGCGAATCCCTGAAACTCTATGGTCGCCATCTGGGTTCCGCGTTCCAGCTGGTGGACGATGCGCTGGATTACCGCGGCAATTCCGAAGAGCTGGGCAAGAATGTGGGCGACGACCTGGCCGAGGGCAAGCCCACCCTGCCACTGATTTATGCGATGGCGAATGGCACGGAAGAACAGGCCGCGCTGGTGCGCGAGGCGATCGAGCAGAAATCCGCGGACAAACTAAATGAGATTGTTGCGGTCATCGACGCTTGCGGTGCGCTGGATTACACCTTTGACCGCGCCCGGAAGGAAGTGGAACTCGCTCTGGAGAAACTTGAGTTTTTGTCGGATGGGGAGCACAAGACTGCACTTCGACAGTTAGCGGAATTTTCGATTCAGCGGACGACCTAATAAAAAGCCCCGGAAATCCCGGGGCTTTTTGTTTGTGGTTCTGAAGCGGGTCCTGTGGCGGCGGGGCACCGGGTGCGGGTCTTCAGGACCGCTGTGAATACGTCCCTGTACGCTGCGTCGGCAACATCCCTGTTGCCGACGCTCCTGAAAACCCGCACCCGGCACCCCGCCTTCGCATCGAAATTTTTTACTTCGGCCCAAGAGGTAAGTACGAAGTACAAAAATTCAATGCGAAGGCCCTGATATCGGGTACAGCTTTGCGAGACCTTCCGCGAGAGGGACCTCGCGGAAGAGCCCCCATGGATGGGTTGAGGGGGGGCGCCTAGCTCGTGTCTCGCAAGGCAGAACCCGATAGCAGGGGCGCCACCTGACTACTCTACGGAGCCCCTCTCAAAAACCACTTATCCCCGAATCAGAGCCAACAACTCCTCAGTCTTGGCCTTCATCAACGCCTCATCCCCACGGGACTCGACATTCAAACGCACAACCGGCTCGGTGTTGGACATTCGCAGGTTGAAACGCCAATCGTCAAAGGCAACGCTCAGACCATCCACATGCTCGACGCTGTTGGCACCGGCCGCGTACTTCTCTTCCGCCGCCTGCAATAGGGCTTTCGGGTCGACAACCTTGGAATTGATTTCACCACTGCACGGGAAGGCTTTCATGCGCTCACCTACCAGTTGCGACAAAGGTTTGCCGCTGCGGCTCACCAGCTCCGCCACCAGCAGCCAGGGGATCATGCCGCTGTCGCAGTAAGCGAAATCGCGGAAGTAGTGGTGAGCGCTCATCTCGCCGCCGTAAATCGCGTCTTCCTTGCGCATACGCTCCTTGATAAACGCGTGGCCGGTTTTGCTCTGTACCGGCTCGCCGCCCGCGGCTTTCACGATATCTTCGGTGTTCCAGGTCAGGCGTGGGTCGTGTACCACTTTGGCCCCCGGGTGCTTGGCGAGGAAGGCTTCCGCCAGCAGGCCGACGACGTAGTAGCCCTCGATAAACTCACCACTCTCATCAAAGAAGAAACAGCGGTCGAAGTCACCGTCCCAGGCGATACCGAAATCCGCGCCGCTCTCGCGTACCGCAACCGCGGTGGACTCGCGATTTTCAGGCAGAATCGGGTTGGGGATGCCGTTGGGGAAGCTGCCATCGGGTTCATGGTGCACACGCACGAATTCAAACGGCAGGTGGGGAGCAAGAGCGTCCACTACGGAACCGGCGCCGCCATTACCGGCATTGACCACAAGCTTCAGCGGTTTCAGTGCGGAAACATCCACGTAACCCAGCAGGTGTTTTACGAAATCACTGCGATGCCCGAACGTGTGCAGTGCGCCGCGGTGTTCTACCGCAGTGAAATTATTGTCTTCCGCCAGTTTCTTGATATCCAGCAAACCGGTGTCACCACTGATCGGCTGAGAGCCGGCGCGCACGAACTTCATGCCGTTGTAGTCCATGGGGTTGTGACTTGCGGTCACACAGATACCGCCGTCGAAGTCGCCATGAAAGGTGGAGAAATAGATCTCTTCAGTACCGCATTCCCCAATGTGGAATACATCCGCGCCGGCATCGCGCAGACCATCGGCCAGGGCATCGGTCAGCTCGCCGCTGGTGAGGCGAATATCGTGGCCCACCACAACACGGCGCGCACCCAGAAACTGGGCAAAAGCGCGGCCCACGCGATAGGCCACATCGGTGTTCAGTTCATCCGGCACGCGGCCGCGCAGATCGTACGCTTTAAAACAGGTCAACTCAGACATCTCAGCCCTTTTCCCCCGGTAAATACATTGTTTTGTAGACGTGATTGGTCGCTTCGATAAAACCGTCGACTGAACCGCAGTCGAAGCGGCGCCCCTTGAATTGATACGCGAGCACGCAACCGCGCTGTGCCTGTGTCAGCAGCGCGTCGGTGATCTGCACCTCACCGTTCTTCCCCGCAGGCGTTTCGCGAATCAATTCAAAAATATCCGGTGTGAGAATGTAACGACCAATGATGGCCATATTGCTCGGCGCATCTTCCGCCGCCGGCTTCTCCACCATATTGGTAACCTGATACAGGCCCGGCTTGATTTCATTGCCGGCAATAACGCCGAACTTGTGGATCTGATCCTGCGGCACTTCTTCCACCGCAACGATGCTGCAGCGAAACTGTTTGTACAGCTGCACCATCTGTCCGAGTACGCCGAGGCCGTCGTTGAGACACAGATCATCGGCGAGCACCACCGCAAAGGCTTCGTCGCCAATAAGCCGCTGCCCTTGCAGGATGGCATCGCCAAGACCACGCATTTCACCCTGGCGGGTATAGGAAAAGCTGGCGCTGTCGATCACCTTGCGTACGCAGTCGAGGTAGCGCTCTTTGCCGGTACCAGCAATCTGGTGTTCCAGCTCAAAGTTGGTGTCGAAATGGTCTTCGATGGCGCGCTTGCCGCGCCCGGTGACAAAACCAATCTCGGTCAATCCGGCCTCGATGGCCTCCTCTACGCCGTATTGCACCAGCGGCTTGTTGACCAGCGGCAGCATTTCCTTGGGCATGGCCTTGGTCGCGGGCAGGAAACGGGTACCGTAGCCCGCCACCGGAAAAAGACACTTTTTGAGCATGACACGCCTCACTAACATTCTTCCTCAGCGCCACCCCGCGCCGGTTGGCCGCAAGTTATCACAAAACCATGACAATGATCAGGCAAGATTCGGACCGCTCCGGAAGCCGGGGCAAACTGGCAAGATGTCCGGAGTTTCGCGCCACAGAGGGTGGGTCAAGGGCTATTTGAGACAGTTCCAGTCACAAAAAGGGTTATGACTGACTGGACAAGCTATCCTTAGCCCTTAGAATGCCGGCTCGTGTAAAGAATGCCCAAAATCGGGGACCCAATGAGTAATTTCGTTCAAAAAAGCAGCTACACCCGCGAAGAACTCCTGGCCTGTGGCCGTGGAGAAATGTTCGGCCCGGGCAACGCCCAGCTGCCAGCCCCCAATATGCTGATGCTGGACCG encodes the following:
- the cgtA gene encoding Obg family GTPase CgtA; this translates as MKFVDEAPIKVQAGNGGKGCCSFWREKFIAKGGPDGGDGGDGGSVYLLADDSLNTLVDYRFQPNHQAENGEPGRGRNCTGAKGEDLVLKVPVGTTAIDVDTGETLGDLLEPGQKLLVAQGGFHGIGNTRFKSSTNRAPRQTTPGYPGEFRHLKLELKVLADVGMLGLPNAGKSTFIRAVSAAKPKVANYPFTTLVPNLGVVKVQKYRSFVIADIPGLIEGASEGAGLGIRFLKHLTRCRVLLHLVDLAPFDGSDPVQNALAIERELKSFSPTLAGRERWLVLNKTDLVPAAELEERCQSIVSALGWQGPVFRVAAIRGEGTDVLSGQLMDYLEDVKQREELDGDLFEAEQEAQRQMQQEARERIEEVRLAQRARRLGAEESDEDDEDWDDDEYDVDVEYRR
- the galU gene encoding UTP--glucose-1-phosphate uridylyltransferase GalU, with protein sequence MLKKCLFPVAGYGTRFLPATKAMPKEMLPLVNKPLVQYGVEEAIEAGLTEIGFVTGRGKRAIEDHFDTNFELEHQIAGTGKERYLDCVRKVIDSASFSYTRQGEMRGLGDAILQGQRLIGDEAFAVVLADDLCLNDGLGVLGQMVQLYKQFRCSIVAVEEVPQDQIHKFGVIAGNEIKPGLYQVTNMVEKPAAEDAPSNMAIIGRYILTPDIFELIRETPAGKNGEVQITDALLTQAQRGCVLAYQFKGRRFDCGSVDGFIEATNHVYKTMYLPGEKG
- the proB gene encoding glutamate 5-kinase, which translates into the protein MDSIASRQQLSASKRWVIKIGSALLTDNGRGVNRAAIHNWAGQISALRRQGIEVLLVSSGAVAAGMDRLGWRKRPESIHQLQAAAAVGQSHLVQVYEHAFGQYDCRTAQILLDHDDLSNRTRYLNARSTLRTLLSLGAVPIINENDTVVTDEIRFGDNDTLGALVANLVEADVLLILTDADGLFTEDPRDNPEAELVREAVATDPRLVAMAGGSRSGLGRGGMSTKVRAAQLAARSGARTVIVGGSIESVIERVAAGEDIGTLLMPEADPLTARKRWLAGQLQVRGKLYLDAGAERALRNQGKSLLPVGVVGIEGRFHRGELVSCVNADGEEVARGLVNYDSSEAVKICGQSSERIVALLGYRDDDELIHRDNLILL
- the rpmA gene encoding 50S ribosomal protein L27, whose protein sequence is MAHKKAGGSTRNGRDSESKRLGVKRFGGQAVSAGSIIVRQRGTKFHAGVNVGMGKDHTLFATADGVVKFEVKGANNRKFVSIETA
- a CDS encoding ATP-binding protein produces the protein MNLRRQLVLLSLCTLALPWASCQYLRQVDQALAQGQIQTLEATGNAIAARLASVPELIAPDARRNGRPPGAQLYLNPLPQAPILDGYGEEWRALRLQPRQLLDQDGAPFAQVTLGRHGSQLYLLLTASDRSPNYHDPRHSGVSSGDTVEIYTARQQYSLPVASQGPVQAMWYNPRRGQYERELRIRGRWTASPHGYQLELTLPASLGDGELAIRVLDRTDSNGGTPARLTSTLPSDGRPGVLVEPLPQLQRELEHFARPELQLTVVDQEGFLLARTGRNGYDDHIQEAPSTSSVQPWLREWFYRKVLATDSLPRLPEDQLPVSLTRNRETASQWFSAPEESARAPGDERIGAVSVPVVTRADDIIERPLLGRVIATQSASALQSLTESAARRLWLTTAGAAGLVLLLLLGYASWLSWRIRQLHRAASNAVDASGRLRGDFPRPFVNDELGALNRAFASLLAELDHYHQYLRSLASKLSHELRTPLAVVRSSLDNLAAGDLDSDSRRYAERAADGGARLSSILNALSAANHLEASISQADREDFDLADLIQVLSQSYADAHPGHRFELQGPDTPQPFHGAPELLAQLLDKLVDNAVSFAPEGSAIQMTLTAERKNYLLSVSNTGPLLPQGFGQKLFDSLVSVRDDGGKAGHLGLGLHIARLIADFHHGELSAANREDGSGVTFTLRLPR
- the ispB gene encoding octaprenyl diphosphate synthase, with the protein product MLPFHQVAADDFAAVNQTIIDQLHSDVPLVENIGHYLVEAGGKRLRPLLVLLCARAAGYRGEDHIPLAAIIEFIHTATLLHDDVVDTSDMRRGRITANAQWGNAPAVLVGDFLYSRAFQMMVALKDMDIMAILSDTTNTIAEGEVQQLVNAGDPAVTEANYLSVIHKKTGALFEAACETAAVLAGCSADERESLKLYGRHLGSAFQLVDDALDYRGNSEELGKNVGDDLAEGKPTLPLIYAMANGTEEQAALVREAIEQKSADKLNEIVAVIDACGALDYTFDRARKEVELALEKLEFLSDGEHKTALRQLAEFSIQRTT
- the rpsT gene encoding 30S ribosomal protein S20 — its product is MANSPQAKKRARQNDKRRNHNASLRSMVRTYIKKVVAAIDAGDAEKAKTAYAAAVPVIDRMADKGIIHKNKAARHKSRLNAQIKKLAA
- a CDS encoding phosphomannomutase, translated to MSELTCFKAYDLRGRVPDELNTDVAYRVGRAFAQFLGARRVVVGHDIRLTSGELTDALADGLRDAGADVFHIGECGTEEIYFSTFHGDFDGGICVTASHNPMDYNGMKFVRAGSQPISGDTGLLDIKKLAEDNNFTAVEHRGALHTFGHRSDFVKHLLGYVDVSALKPLKLVVNAGNGGAGSVVDALAPHLPFEFVRVHHEPDGSFPNGIPNPILPENRESTAVAVRESGADFGIAWDGDFDRCFFFDESGEFIEGYYVVGLLAEAFLAKHPGAKVVHDPRLTWNTEDIVKAAGGEPVQSKTGHAFIKERMRKEDAIYGGEMSAHHYFRDFAYCDSGMIPWLLVAELVSRSGKPLSQLVGERMKAFPCSGEINSKVVDPKALLQAAEEKYAAGANSVEHVDGLSVAFDDWRFNLRMSNTEPVVRLNVESRGDEALMKAKTEELLALIRG
- the rplU gene encoding 50S ribosomal protein L21, translating into MYAVIESGGKQHRVVEGEVLRLEKIEAATGESVDFDKVLMVVNGDTINIGAPVVEGAKVTAEVLSHGRGDKVKIIKFRRRKHSMKRQGHRQWYTEVKITGIKA